One stretch of Halapricum desulfuricans DNA includes these proteins:
- a CDS encoding 30S ribosomal protein S15, translating into MARMHTRRRGSSSSDKPVADEPPEWSDVDEDAIEARVVELAEDGHSPSEIGLKLRDEGVQGTPVPDVKLATGKKITEILEDNDADPELPEDLANLFERAVRLREHMDEHPGDHQNKRALQNTESKIRRLVDYYRGDELDEEFTYSYDVAKEYLE; encoded by the coding sequence ATGGCACGAATGCACACACGACGCCGCGGCTCGTCCAGTTCGGACAAGCCCGTGGCAGACGAACCCCCGGAGTGGAGTGACGTAGACGAAGACGCGATCGAAGCGCGCGTCGTCGAGCTGGCCGAAGACGGCCACAGCCCCAGCGAGATCGGGCTGAAACTGCGCGACGAGGGCGTTCAGGGCACGCCTGTTCCGGACGTCAAGCTCGCGACCGGCAAGAAGATCACCGAGATCCTCGAGGACAACGACGCCGATCCCGAACTCCCCGAGGACCTTGCGAATCTCTTCGAGCGCGCCGTCCGCCTGCGCGAGCACATGGACGAACACCCCGGCGACCACCAGAACAAGCGCGCCCTGCAGAACACCGAGTCGAAGATCCGTCGCCTCGTGGACTACTACCGCGGCGACGAGCTCGACGAGGAGTTCACCTACAGCTACGACGTCGCCAAAGAGTACCTCGAGTAG